A region of Anolis sagrei isolate rAnoSag1 chromosome 2, rAnoSag1.mat, whole genome shotgun sequence DNA encodes the following proteins:
- the LOC132767679 gene encoding homeobox protein Hox-D3-like: MQKAPHEDDQESSECNLHQDLIKGDSFSQQQFPALLVQQEPEISTGSPTDQMRSLENSNDSQTSRSQQPPLVTSSSPCDISTNGTRNVHKSHPPKRVFPWMKETRHNTKRNSSLPSADPGSPPHLSSSKRLRTAYTHTQLVELEKEFHFNRYLCRPRRLEMARLLRLSERQIKIWFQNRRMKYKKDIRSAKGTNKKSPNQSPQVSFYYSEMEPECETDSLSSCNEAQGAVYSTATEADALFLSPLTSVPLEYCPLSVQGESHSYGLPVLQESLSEMGENYLGNVPEADSVYSFPDCSLTNLDYSCFAELPGHHQLGPSNSHPVYTDFATHPVPQGDSQGPVNLMHL; the protein is encoded by the exons ATGCAAAAAGCTCCTCATGAAGATGACCAGGAATCCTCAGAATGCAATTTGCACCAAGATCTCATTAAGGGAGATTCTTTTAGTCAGCAGCAATTTCCTGCTCTGTTGGTACAGCAGGAGCCAGAAATATCTACAGGGTCTCCAACAGACCAAATGAGATCCCTAGAGAACAGTAATGACAGCCAGACCTCAaggtctcagcagcctccattgGTTACCAGTTCCAGTCCTTGTGACATTTCCACCAATGGCACTCGCAACGTGCATAAAAGCCACCCACCAAAGCGAGTCTTCCCATGGATGAAGGAAACAAGACACAACACCAAGCGCAACAGTAGCCTTCCTTCTGCAG acCCTGGATCTCCACCACACCTTTCCTCTTCCAAGAGACTCCGCACGGCCTACACTCATACACAGCTGGTGGAACTGGAGAAAGAGTTCCACTTTAATAGGTACCTCTGCCGCCCACGGAGGTTGGAGATGGCCCGGCTTCTCAGGCTGTCAGAAAGGCAAATCAAGATCTGGTTCCAGAACAGAAGGATGAAATACAAGAAGGATATTCGGTCAGCCAAGGGGACCAATAAGAAGTCACCAAACCAAAGTCCTCAAGTGAGCTTCTATTACAGTGAAATGGAGCCTGAATGTGAGACAGACTCATTGAGTTCTTGCAACGAAGCCCAGGGTGCAGTTTACAGCACAGCAACAGAAGCTGATGCCCTTTTCCTCAGCCCCCTAACTTCTGTCCCCTTGGAGTATTGCCCCCTCTCTGTTCAAGGAGAAAGCCATTCTTATGGACTCCCAGTCCTGCAAGAAAGCCTGAGTGAGATGGGAGAAAATTACCTGGGAAATGTGCCTGAGGCCGATTCAGTCTACAGCTTCCCTGATTGCTCCTTAACAAACCTGGACTACAGCTGTTTTGCTGAACTCCCTGGCCACCACCAGCTTGGGCCTTCCAACTCACATCCCGTTTACACAGATTTTGCCACACATCCTGTGCCTCAGGGAGATTCTCAGGGACCTGTAAATCTTATGCATCTGTGA